One segment of Rattus norvegicus strain BN/NHsdMcwi chromosome 16, GRCr8, whole genome shotgun sequence DNA contains the following:
- the LOC134482348 gene encoding uncharacterized protein LOC134482348, which yields MSTHPADCLPDVEPEPTMSTHPADTLAALEPELTTFNNTADCLADLEPEPNMSTHPADSLPDVEPEPTMSNHPADTLAALEPELTNSNNTADCLADLEPDPTISTNAADFQAAVAPEPTMSTHPADCLPDVEPEPTMSTHPADTLAALEPELTTFNNTADCLADLEPEPNMSTHPADSLPDVEPEPTMSTHPADTLAALEPELTNFNNTADCLADLEPDPTISTNAADFQAAVAPEPTMSTHPADCLPDVEPEPTMSTHPADTLAALEPELTNSNNTADCLADLEPDPTISTNAADFQAAVAPEPTMSTHPADCLPDVEPEPTMSTHPADTLAALEPELTTFNNTADCLADLEPEPNMSTHPADSLPDVEPEPTMSNHPADTLAALEPELTNSNNTADCLADLEPDPTISTNAADFQAAVAPEPTMSTHPADCLPDVEPEPTMSTHPADTLAALEPELTTFNNTADCLADLEPEPNMSTHPADSLPDVEPEPTMSTHPADTLAALEPELTNFNNTADCLADLEPDPTISTNAADFQAAVAPEPTMSTHPADCLPDVEPEPTMSTHPADTLAALEPELTNSNNTADCLADLEPDPTISTNAADCRAAVAPEPAMSTNPADSMAAVEPEPTMSTHPADILTADEPEHNTSTKAADCRADLEPEPNMSTHPADSLPDVEPEPTMSTHHADTLAALEPELTNFNNTADCLADVEPDPTISTNAADFQAAVAPEPTMSTYPADCLPDVEPEPTMSTHPADTLAALEPELTNSNNTADCLADLEPDPTISTNAADFQAAVAPEPAMSTYPADCLPDVEPEPTMSTHPADTLAALEPELTNSNNTADCLADFEPDPTISTNAADFQAAVAPEPAMSTNPADSMAAVEPEPTMSTHPADILTADEPEHNNSTKAADCLADLEPEPNMSTHPADSLPDVEPEPTMSTHPADTLAALEPELTNFNNTADCLADLEPDPTISTNAADFQAAVAPEPTMSTHPADCLPDVEPEPTMSTHPADTLAALEPELTNSNNTADCLADLEPDPTISTNAADFQAAVAPEPAMSTYPADCLPDVEPEPTMSTHPADTLAALEPELTNSNNTADCLADLEPDPTISTNAADCRAAVAPEPAMSTNPADSMAAVEPEPTMSTHPADILTADEPEHNTSTKAADCRADLEPEPNMSTHPADSLPDVEPEPTMSTHPADTLAALEPELTNFNNTADCLADLEPDPTISTNAADFQAAVAPEPTMSTYPADCLPDVEPEPTMSTHPADTLAALEPELTNFNNTADCLADLEPDPTISTNAADCRAAVAPEPAMSTNPADSMAAVEPEPTMSTHPADILTADEPAHNTSTKGADCLADLEPEPNMSTHPADSLPDVEPEPTMSNHPADTLAALEPESTKSSNAADCLAYVEPEPAMSTHHADSLAALEHELSHANKDADCLASLKAELINSTNATDCLASVGTETTMSTQPTDNLAAVEPEHNSTNTAEGKDSVEQEPSKPTYRADSLAALEHELTNSNNTADCLASQKAESIDSTNATDCLASVGTETTMSTHPADNMATDEHEATHSTNAAYFLAALEPQSTNSSNAADILASVGSETTMSTHLADIPIAHEPDYNDSTNAADSLDSVEPEPAMSTHRADSLAALEHELSHANKAADCLASLKAEPTMSTQPADSSAAVEPEPTISTRAADFLATVLPELTRSNHPADCLDSVQPESSMSTHPADNMATDELEPTNSTNAAYCLAALEPESTKSSNAADCLAYVEPEPGMSTHRADSLAALEHELSHANKDADCLPSLKTELINSINATDCLASFGTETTMSTQPTDSVAAVEPEHNSSTNAADGLGSVEQEPANPTHRSNSLAALEHELTNSNNTADCLASQKAESIDSTNATDCLASVGTETTMSTHPADNMAMDELEPTHSTNAAYFLAALEPQSTNSSNTADILASVGSETTMSTHLADIPIAHEPDYNDSTNAADSLDSVEPEPAMSTHHADSLAALEHELSHANKAADCLASLKAEPTMSTQPADSSAAVEPEPTISTRAADFLATVLPELTRSNHPADCLDSVQPESSMSTHPADNMATDELEPTNSTNAAYCLAALEPKSTKSSNSADCLAYVEPEPGMSTHRADSLAALEHELSHVNKDADCLASLKAELINSINATDCLASVGTETTMSTQPTDSVAAVEPEHNSSTNAADGLGSVEQEPANPTHRSNSLAALEHELTNSNNTADCLASQKAESIDSTNATDCLASVGTETTMSTHPADNMAMDELEPTHSTNAAYFLAALEPQSTNSSNTADILASVGSETTMSTHLADIPIAHEPDYNDSTNAADSLDSVEPEPAMSTHHADSLAALEHELSHANKAADCLASLKAEPTMSTQPADSSAAVEPEPTISTRAADFLATVLPELTRSNHPADCLDSVQPESSMSTHPADNMATDELEPTNSTNAAYCLAALEPKSTKSSNSADCLAYVEPEPGMSTHRADSLAALEHELSHVNKDADCLASLKAELINSINATDCLASVGTETTMSTQPIDSLAAVEPEHNSTNAADGLDSVEQEPAKPTHRADSLAALEHELTNSNNTADCLASQKAESIDSTNASDCLASVGTETTMSTHPADNMATDELEPTHSTNAAYCLGALEPESTKSSSAADCLAYVEPEPAMSTHRADSLAALEHELSHANKDAGCLASLKAELINSTNATDCLASVGTETTMSTQPADSLAAVEPEHNNSTNAADGLDSIEQEPAMPTPRSDSLAALEHELSHANKAADCLASLKAEPTMSTQPADTLASVEPEPTFSTKAADCLATVQPELTRSNHPADCLDSVQPESSMSPHPADSLVAIEPELTNSTKAADCLDSAEPEPTMATHHADILTAVEPEHTNCSSTADCLPAVQPESSMSTHPADSMAAIDAEPTDPAIVADCLAALEPRLSVTCAADSSVLVESHDSGPASHIGLDYVVDLPLYKESTRYKPHADPEPTPGSCTCYSLDSIQMTNLTLLISLSEEEIFDSATSDEESSFTPDVEEGLPATQGAEDIFHASARAEPINHSLILLRESGYLRATEIPRIPFLLFIWLISSLLSIITWMKIQIQQAWHEENGQGAPTKKRVGPGKLN from the coding sequence atgtccacccaccctgctgactgtctgcctgatgtggaaccagagccaactatgtccacccaccctgctgacactctggctgctcttgagcctgagctgactactttcaacaacactgctgactgtctggctgaccttgagcctgagccaaacatgtccacccaccctgctgacagtctgcctgatgtggaaccagagccaactatgtccaatcaccctgcagacactctggctgctcttgagcctgaactgactaattccaacaacactgctgactgtctggctgaccttgagcctgatccgacgatttctaccaatgccgctgactttcaggctgctgttgcaccagagccaactatgtccacccaccctgctgactgtctgcctgatgtggaaccagagccaactatgtccacccaccctgctgacactctggctgctcttgagcctgagctgactactttcaacaacactgctgactgtctggctgaccttgagcctgagccaaacatgtccacccaccctgctgacagtctgcctgatgtggaaccagagccaactatgtccacccaccctgctgacactctggctgctcttgagcctgagctgaccaatttcaacaacactgctgactgtctggctgaccttgagcctgatccgactatttctaccaatgccgctgactttcaggctgctgttgcaccagagccaactatgtccacccaccctgctgactgtctgcctgatgtggaaccagagccaactatgtccacccaccctgctgacactctggctgctcttgagcctgagctgactaattccaacaacactgctgactgtctggctgaccttgagcctgatccgacgatttctaccaatgccgctgactttcaggctgctgttgcaccagagccaactatgtccacccaccctgctgactgtctgcctgatgtggaaccagagccaactatgtccacccaccctgctgacactctggctgctcttgagcctgagctgactactttcaacaacactgctgactgtctggctgaccttgagcctgagccaaacatgtccacccaccctgctgacagtctgcctgatgtggaaccagagccaactatgtccaatcaccctgcagacactctggctgctcttgagcctgaactgactaattccaacaacactgctgactgtctggctgaccttgagcctgatccgacgatttctaccaatgccgctgactttcaggctgctgttgcaccagagccaactatgtccacccaccctgctgactgtctgcctgatgtggaaccagagccaactatgtccacccaccctgctgacactctggctgctcttgagcctgagctgactactttcaacaacactgctgactgtctggctgaccttgagcctgagccaaacatgtccacccaccctgctgacagtctgcctgatgtggaaccagagccaactatgtccacccaccctgctgacactctggctgctcttgagcctgagctgaccaatttcaacaacactgctgactgtctggctgaccttgagcctgatccgactatttctaccaatgccgctgactttcaggctgctgttgcaccagagccaactatgtccacccaccctgctgactgtctgcctgatgtggaaccagagccaactatgtccacccaccctgctgacactctggctgctcttgagcctgagctgactaattccaacaacactgctgactgtctggctgaccttgagcctgatccgactatttctaccaatgccgctgactgtcgggctgctgttgcaccagagcccgctatgtccaccaaccctgctgacagtatggcagctgttgagcctgagccgactatgtccacccaccctgctgacattctgactgctgacgagcctgaacataatacttctaccaaagctgctgactgtcgggctgaccttgagcctgagccaaacatgtccacccaccctgctgacagtctgcctgatgtggaaccagagccaactatgtccacccaccatgctgacactctggctgctcttgagcctgagctgaccaatttcaacaacactgctgactgtctggctgacgttgagcctgatccgactatttctaccaatgccgctgactttcaggctgctgttgcaccagagccaactatgtccacctaccctgctgactgtctgccagatgtggaaccagagccaactatgtccacccaccctgctgacactctggctgctcttgagcctgagctgactaattccaacaacactgctgactgtctggctgaccttgagcctgatccgacgatttctaccaatgccgctgactttcaggctgctgttgcaccagagcctgctatgtccacctaccctgctgactgtctgccagatgtggaaccagagccaactatgtccacccaccctgctgacactctggctgctcttgagcctgagctgactaattccaacaacactgctgactgtctggctgactttgagcctgatccgacgatttctaccaatgccgctgactttcaggctgctgttgcaccagagcctgctatgtccaccaaccctgctgacagtatggcagctgttgagcctgagccgactatgtccacccaccctgctgacattctgactgctgatgagcctgaacataataattctaccaaagctgctgactgtctggctgaccttgagcctgagccaaacatgtccacccaccctgctgacagtctgcctgatgtggaaccagagccaactatgtccactcaccctgctgacactctggctgctcttgagcctgagctgaccaatttcaacaacactgctgactgtctggctgaccttgagcctgatccgactatttctaccaatgccgctgactttcaggctgctgttgcaccagagccaactatgtccacccaccctgctgactgtctgcctgatgtggaaccagagccaactatgtccacccaccctgctgacactctggctgctcttgagcctgagctgactaattccaacaacactgctgactgtctggctgaccttgagcctgatccgacgatttctaccaatgccgctgactttcaggctgctgttgcaccagagcctgctatgtccacctaccctgctgactgtctgccagatgtggaaccagagccaactatgtccacccaccctgctgacactctggctgctcttgagcctgagctgactaattccaacaacactgctgactgtctggctgaccttgagcctgatccgacgatttctaccaatgccgctgactgtcgggctgctgttgcaccagagcccgctatgtccaccaaccctgctgacagtatggcagctgttgagcctgagccgactatgtccacccaccctgctgacattctgactgctgacgagcctgaacataatacttctaccaaagctgctgactgtcgggctgaccttgagcctgagccaaacatgtccacccaccctgctgacagtctgcctgacgtggaaccagagccaactatgtccacccaccctgctgacactctggctgctcttgagcctgagctgaccaatttcaacaacactgctgactgtctggctgaccttgagcctgatccgactatttctaccaatgccgctgactttcaggctgctgttgcaccagagccaactatgtccacctaccctgctgactgtctgccagatgtggaaccagagccaactatgtccacccaccctgctgacactctggctgctcttgagcctgagctgactaatttcaacaacactgctgactgtctggctgaccttgagcctgatccgactatttctaccaatgccgctgactgtcgggctgctgttgcaccagagcccgctatgtccaccaaccctgctgacagtatggcagctgttgagcctgagccgactatgtccacccaccctgctgacattctgactgctgacgAGCCTGCACATAATACTTCTACCAAAggtgctgactgtctggctgaccttgagcctgagccaaacatgtccacccaccctgctgacagtctgcctgatgtggaaccagagccaactatgtccaatcACCCTGCtgacacactggctgctcttgagcctgagtcgactaaatcctccaatgctgctgactgtctggcctatgttgagccagagccagctatgtccacccaccatgccgacagtctggctgctcttgagcatgagctgtctcatgccaacaaagatgctgactgtctggcttctctcaaggctgagctgattaattccaccaatgctactgattgtctggcttctgttgggactgagacaaccatgtccacccagcctactgacaatttggcagctgttgagcctgaacataattCCACCAATACTGCTGAAGGTAAGGACTCTGTTGAACAAGAGCCATCTAAGCCCACCTACCGTGCCGACagcctggctgctcttgagcatgagctgactaattccaacaacactgctgactgtctggcttctcagaaggctgagtcaattgattctaccaatgctactgattgtttggcttctgttgggactgagacaactatgtccacccacccggctgacaatatggctactgatgagcATGAGGCTAcacattccaccaatgctgcttacTTTCTGGCGGCTCTTGAGCCCCAGTCGACTAATTCCTCCAATGCTGCTGatattctggcttctgttgggtctgagacaaccatgtctaCCCACCTTGCTGATATTCCTATTGCTCATGAGCCTGACTATAATGATTCTACCAATGCTGCTGACAGTCTGGACTccgttgagccagagccagctatgtccacccaccgtgccgacagtctggctgctcttgagcatgagctgtctcatgccaacaaagctgctgactgtctggcttctctcaaggctgagccaaccatgtccacccagcctgctgacagttcggcagctgttgagcctgagcctacaATTTCCACCAGAGCTGCTGATTTTCTGGCTACTGTTCTGCCAGAGCTAACTAGGTCAaaccaccctgctgactgtctggactcTGTTCAGCCTGAGTCATCTATGTCCACACACCCTGCTGAtaatatggctactgatgagcttgagcctacaAATTCGACCAACGCTgcttactgtctggctgctcttgagcctgagtcgactaaatcctccaatgctgctgactgtctggcctatgttgagccagagccaggtatgtccacccaccgtgccgacagtctggctgctcttgagcatgagctgtctcatgccaacaaagatgctgactgcctgccttctctcaagactgagctgattaattccatcaatgctactgattgtctggcttcttttgggactgagacaaccatgtccacccagcctactGACAgtgtggcagctgttgagcctgaacataatagTTCCACCAATGCTGCTGATGGTCTGGGCTCTGTTGAACAAGAGCCAGCTAATCCCACCCACCGTTCcaacagtctggctgctcttgagcatgagctgactaattccaacaacactgctgactgtctggcttctcagaaggctgagtcaattgattctaccaatgctactgattgtttggcttctgttgggactgagacaactatgtccacccaccctgctgacaatatggctatggatgagcttgagcctacacattccaccaatgctgcttacTTTCTGGCCGCTCTTGAGCCCCAGTCGACTAATTCCTCCAATACTGCTGatattctggcttctgttgggtctgagacaaccatgtctaCCCACCTTGCTGATATTCCTATTGCTCATGAGCCTGACTATAATGATTCTACCAATGCTGCTGACAGTCTGGACTccgttgagccagagccagctatgtccacccaccatgccgacagtctggctgctcttgagcatgagctgtctcatgccaacaaagctgctgactgtctggcttctctcaaggctgagccaaccatgtccacccagcctgctgacagttcggcagctgttgagcctgagcctacaATTTCCACCAGAGCTGCTGATTTTCTGGCTACTGTTCTGCCAGAGCTAACTAGGTCAaaccaccctgctgactgtctggactcTGTTCAGCCTGAGTCATCTATGTCCACACACCCTGCTGAtaatatggctactgatgagcttgagcctacaAATTCGACCAACGCTgcttactgtctggctgctcttgagcctaagtcgactaaatcctccaattctgctgactgtctggcctatgttgagccagagccaggtatgtccacccaccgtgccgacagtctggctgctcttgagcatgagctgtctcatgtcaacaaagatgctgactgtctggcttctctcaaggctgagctgattaattccatcaatgctactgattgtctggcttctgttgggactgagacaaccatgtccacccagcctactGACAgtgtggcagctgttgagcctgaacataatagTTCCACCAATGCTGCTGATGGTCTGGGCTCTGTTGAACAAGAGCCAGCTAATCCCACCCACCGTTCcaacagtctggctgctcttgagcatgagctgactaattccaacaacactgctgactgtctggcttctcagaaggctgagtcaattgattctaccaatgctactgattgtttggcttctgttgggactgagacaactatgtccacccaccctgctgacaatatggctatggatgagcttgagcctacacattccaccaatgctgcttacTTTCTGGCCGCTCTTGAGCCCCAGTCGACTAATTCCTCCAATACTGCTGatattctggcttctgttgggtctgagacaaccatgtctaCCCACCTTGCTGATATTCCTATTGCTCATGAGCCTGACTATAATGATTCTACCAATGCTGCTGACAGTCTGGACTccgttgagccagagccagctatgtccacccaccatgccgacagtctggctgctcttgagcatgagctgtctcatgccaacaaagctgctgactgtctggcttctctcaaggctgagccaaccatgtccacccagcctgctgacagttcggcagctgttgagcctgagcctacaATTTCCACCAGAGCTGCTGATTTTCTGGCTACTGTTCTGCCAGAGCTAACTAGGTCAaaccaccctgctgactgtctggactcTGTTCAGCCTGAGTCATCTATGTCCACACACCCTGCTGAtaatatggctactgatgagcttgagcctacaAATTCGACCAACGCTgcttactgtctggctgctcttgagcctaagtcgactaaatcctccaattctgctgactgtctggcctatgttgagccagagccaggtatgtccacccaccgtgccgacagtctggctgctcttgagcatgagctgtctcatgtcaacaaagatgctgactgtctggcttctctcaaggctgagctgattaattccatcaatgctactgattgtctggcttctgttgggactgagacaaccatgtccacccagcctattgacagtttggcagctgttgagcctgaacataattccaccaatgctgctgACGGTCTGGACTCTGTTGAACAAGAGCCAGCTAAGcccacccaccgtgccgacagtctggctgctcttgagcatgagctgactaattccaacaacactgctgactgtctggcttctcagaaggctgagtcaattgattctaccaatgcttctgattgtttggcttctgttgggactgagacaactatgtccacccaccctgctgacaatatggctactgatgagcttgagcctacacattccaccaatgctgcttactgtctgggggctcttgagcctgagtcgactaaatcctccaGTGCTGCTGACTGCctggcctatgttgagccagagccagctatgtccacccaccgtgccgacagtctggctgctcttgagcatgagctgtctcatgccaacaaagatgctggctgtctggcttctctcaaggctgagctgattaattccaccaatgctactgattgtctggcttctgttgggactgagacaaccatgtccacccagcctgctgacagtttggcagctgttgagcctgaacataataatTCTACCAATGCTGCTGACGGTCTGGACTCTATTGAACAAGAGCCAGCTATGCCCACCCCCCGttccgacagtctggctgctcttgagcatgagctgtctcatgccaataaagctgctgactgtctggcttctctcaaggctgagccaaccatgtccacccagcctgctgacactTTGGCatctgttgagcctgagcctactTTTTCCACCAAAGCTGCTGATTGTCTGGCTACTGTTCAGCCTGAGCTAACTAGGTCAaaccaccctgctgactgtctggattCCGTTCAGCCTGAGTCATCTATGTCCCCACACCCTGCTGACAGTTTGGTAGCTATTGAGCCTGAACTGACTAATtccaccaaagctgctgactgtctggactcTGCTGAGCCAGAGCCAACTATGGCCACCCACcatgctgacattctgactgctgttgagcctgaacatacTAATTGCTCCAgtactgctgactgtctgcctgctgttcagcctgagtccagtatgtccacccaccctgctgacagtatggctGCTATTGATGCTGAGCCTACAGATCCTGCCATTgttgctgactgtctggctgctcttgaaccTCGGCTGTCTGTTACATGTGCTGCTGACAGTAGTGTGTTAGTTGAGAGTCATGACTCAGGACCAGCTAGTCACATTGGATTGGATTATGTAGTTGATTTACCTCTTTACAAGGAGAGTACAAGGTACAAACCCCATGCTGACCCAGAGCCCACTCCTGGTTCCTGCACTTGTTATTCCCTTGACTCCATTCAAATGACTAACCTGACTCTTTTGATATCCCTtagtgaagaagaaatatttgatTCTGCTACTTCAGATGAGGAATCTTCTTTTACTCCTGACGTAGAAGAAGGTCTGCCTGCTACTCAGGGTGCTGAGGATATTTTTCATGCTTCCGCACGAGCTGAACCAATAAACCACAGCTTGATCCTTCTCAGGGAGAGTGGATATCTTCGGGCAACAGAGATACCACGCATACCTTTTTTGCTCTTCATATGGCTTATATCCTCACTCTTATCCATCataacatggatgaaaatccaaATTCAACAAGCATGGCATGAAGAAAATGGCCAAGGAGCTCCCACTAAGAAGAGAGTCGGACCAGGTAAGTTAAACTAA